Within Spinacia oleracea cultivar Varoflay chromosome 4, BTI_SOV_V1, whole genome shotgun sequence, the genomic segment ggcgtatgtccaacaagggagagtgctccttgaggactatcgcaaggtgggagacgtcccgtaAGGCTAGCTtatcagttaccaagtaaaatgaaggttttatgaaagataatgggaactattaaagtttcaagttataaataatgttttattataatgcatttatgaaagtgttttactatgttctattctccctgattgcaaagtaaataaaatgaattgaaatgagtttacgctgttagggtagtatgttactgggcctcggctcacgatgttgcttttgttttaggtacgaagaagatcaggggatgccttagagtgaggatgcaaccatcaaattcacgatcgatgctTAATAAAGATAATCATGTATCACTAGTAATAATGGAGGAACACATTAAACTCTAAGtcaaattttaattattgagttggattttaatatttatgtttaatCAATGATAGGAATATTTATTGAATTTCATTTAGATTTCGATGTAAATATTAAAGAATTAATCGAAGTGAAGTATAATTACTCTTACTCATCAGTAGTCAGTAAAtgtaaaaaggttatgtcgccttgtatttcccacgagggaaatacggcatgtgacgctccgactaaattagggtttccgctgctaattaaagataattaacctaattaatggtgtttagaagtcggggtgttacagtttggtattcagagccaaggttctggaccataagtgctaaaacttacgggttttgcacgtAATAAAATTCAATAGGTTTTAAGCGAAGAGTTTCaagaaataagttaaaaagaatatgttaaaatcatgctaagttaaaatgaaatgagtgtgagtgatAGGAACGGAGAACGTGACgggaatgttttctttattatgaTTTGCAGAATTTCTTAGTCTaatttcaagaagaaaagattatCTGAAGCGTTGTATCCTTGCGATCAGATCGGCAATGACTTCAAGCGGAAATATTCCTATTGACGGCACTAGAAACGATAACGATGTTAACGATGGCAATGGTAATCACAAATCTGCATTAACGCTGGAAGGAATGcaagaaagaattgaagaattgcGCAAGGATCCCATTTTCGGTGACACCCGAGGAGAAACGAGTGATAATCGAATGGACTTAATGAGATTGATAATGTCGGAACTTCTGCAAGGAAATCGTCAGAAGCCAAGGTCAGAGCAATAAGAATGCTCCAACACGTTCAAGAAGTTCGCTTCTCATAAACCCCCTACTTATGATGGCAAGCCAGACCCTACTGAATTTGAGGAATGGATTAGCGATATGGAGAAGTTATTTGAGGCAACTCAATGCCCCGAAAAATGGAAGGTCAACTACGCCGTCTTTTACTTGAAAGGACAAGCCAACCTGTGGTGGAAAAGTGTTAAAGGAATCCAAAATGAGCCTGGTTTTGGTTGGGAAAAGCTGACAGAAGCTATGCGGGAACAATTTTATCCCTATTCTCTGCAAATGCAAATGGAATCGGAATTTATCAAATTGAGTCAAGGAAAGAAAAATGTTCTAGAATATGCGGTGAAATTCAATGAGCTTGCTCGATTTGCCCTTGACCTGGTGACTACTGATAGGCAAAGGATGAATCGATTTGAAGGAGGATTAAACATTGAGATCCGTGATCGTCTTTCGAGTTCTAGAATTCCCACTTTCCAAGAGTTGTACGATCGAGCAATTAACATCGAAAGAATTATCAAGCTTCGAGAAGAAACATATGGAAAACAAAAAGGGAGCTTCGAAGAAAATCAACCGAACAATAAGAAACAAAATGTCAATGTCAGCTATCAGGGAGGGAATAACGGAAACCAAAACTTTAACAAGAATCGTGGATGCGCCAAGTGTGGAAGATGGAACCATACTGAGAAAGAATGTCGAATTGGTACGCGagattgcttcaaatgtggtagCAAAGATCACAAAATCAGAGATTGTCCTCAAATACATCGAGAGCAAGCTGATAGGAGAAATGATGAAAACAAAGGAAATGGTGGCACTACAAATTTCAACCGAAATCCCCCACGTGGACCAACTTCGAATGGAAGAGTGTTTTTAATGCAAGGAAAAGACGATGATGCAAATGACAATGACGACTTCGCTAGTATGGAATGAAGAATGTAGCGTAATGACCTTTTGAAATCGTGTAATCAAACATCTAGAATATTTTAGAATAAATGATGGAAATTTTGAAAGTAATATGCGCTAATCGAGTATCTAACTAAGATGTATTACCATCATTAGttatatgaatgttatgctgatgtatgaaattttcatttaaagaattatgtgtttaagataagctttatggattatgtttatgttgaCATGATTGTATTGGTAATAACTAATCGTTACGTATGAAAGTCATcttcgatggaagttctcctgagctcagagtacgagatcaTTATAACAaatgacttttacaaattatttgacTATTATGATTGTTaggtaaatatttattttcgttattgttgtggggtttttccggtgagataccttggaggtttcttggtaacttttaaagattaaacaagattgtatttttatagagagagaaagtagagagaaggcagagcagcaattgctctagaatgtat encodes:
- the LOC110786799 gene encoding uncharacterized protein, yielding MEKLFEATQCPEKWKVNYAVFYLKGQANLWWKSVKGIQNEPGFGWEKLTEAMREQFYPYSLQMQMESEFIKLSQGKKNVLEYAVKFNELARFALDLVTTDRQRMNRFEGGLNIEIRDRLSSSRIPTFQELYDRAINIERIIKLREETYGKQKGSFEENQPNNKKQNVNVSYQGGNNGNQNFNKNRGCAKCGRWNHTEKECRIGTRDCFKCGSKDHKIRDCPQIHREQADRRNDENKGNGGTTNFNRNPPRGPTSNGRVFLMQGKDDDANDNDDFASME